The genomic segment GAAATCCTCGTTGGGCCCCACCTCATTGCAAGCGAGAAACCACGATTGCCGCACCGCATTGGCCACCCACATGGGAACGTTCATGGCCTCGCCCTCTTCCAGGCAAAGCTTAACGTCTTTGTACATGAGGGCGTTGGTGAAACCGAAGTCGAATTTTCTTGGCACGACGGCGCGCGGAAATTTGTCCTGCGAGGCGCTGTTGCGTCCCGTGCCAGCGTTGATCACGTCGAGCATGGTCCTCGGATCGAGCCCCGCTTTCACACCCATTACCATGGCTTCCGAAGTAATGGCCATGGCGGTGGCCGAAAGCAGATTGTTGGCAAGTTTCATGGTCTGGCCCATGCCCGGCTTTTCACCTAGATAGAACACCTTACCGAAGACTTGCAGCACGGGGCGCAAGGCCTCGAGCTTGTCAGCACGGCAAGCCACCATCACCGCCAGCGTGCCTTTGGTGGCGCCGGCGACACCTCCGCTCACCGGCGAGTCCACTAAATCGATTCCCTTGGAGGCCAAGCCAGCCGCGACTTCTTGCTCCACGCGCGCCCCCGTCGTGGAGAGATCCACCACCGTCTTTACCTTCGTGCCTTCGGCCACTCCCTTCGCACCTAGCGCCACATCCTTCACGATGGCGGGTGTCGGCAAACTCACGATCACGGTTTCAACGGCGCTCGCCACCGCGGCGGGAGATGCCGCCGCGCGCGCCCCGCGCGCCACCAAGGGGGCCATGGCCGCTTCCCGCGTATCGAAAATGGTGAGCGTGTAGCCTGCATCCAGCAGCCGCCCGGCCATGGGCCCGCCCATCTGGCCAACTCCAACAAAACCCAGGTGCTTATCTTTCAAGTGCGTCCCATCCGATAGTCAGTTCGCGGTGCTCTGCACGATGCGTAGTGTTGTAAATTCCGACGGCTTGACCGGCGCAACGCCAGCCAAGAGTATGACTTGTCCGTGTTCGATATCGTACTGGCTCATGGTGCTCTGGTCGCAACGGACGAAGAAAGCTTCCTCTGGCTTGCTCCCGCGCAAGGCACCGGCCTTCCACTCGGCCAGCAGCAATTCCTCCACGCAAGCGCGCACCTTTGCCCATAGGGCCTCGTTACTGGGCTCGAACACTGCCCACTGTAGACTACGCTCAATGGCGCGCTGCAACGTGGCTAGCCGCAGGCGTTGGCCCGCCGGTTTCCACTCGCTCGCCCGGGTCATCCGGCTTACGGGTGGCGCTGGCCGCGCCCCGCCACGTGGCGAAGACGACGCTGAACCGAGCGAAGAACCGGGCGCCGAACCGGATCTTCTGGGAGGACGCCCCGGATTCTTGGGTGGTTTCATGGATGGGGCGGATGCGATGGCGAGGAAAAGCCGGGAATAGGAAATCAGAGATTGAAGTCAGAGAAGTCCGCTGAATTGTAGCCCGGTCCACCGCTCTTCTGCGAATGCGGAAAAACTGGGACAATCCACCCATCTGGTCAATCTGGTCAAGAAGGAAATCGTATCGTGCGGCTTTTGCGCTCCATTCTCGTCGGGCTTACCCTTGGCGTTGCGCCCTTGCCATCAGCCTTTGCGCATGGGGTCACGCTGGTGGTGCACCACTTCCTGCCCGCCGGCTCGGCCTTTCACACGCAGTTCCTGCTTCCCTGGACGCAGAAATTGGAAAAGGAATCGGCCGGCGTGCTGAGATTCCGCTTCTACCCCGCCATGCAAATGGGCGGCGAGCCCGCGCAATTGGCGGATCAGGCGGCTGATCGCAGCGCGGATATCGTTCTCACCTTGAGCCGCCATGCTCCAGGGCGCTTCCCCGCCATGGAGGCCTTCGAAGTCGCGCCCTTTCAGC from the Betaproteobacteria bacterium genome contains:
- a CDS encoding NAD(P)-dependent oxidoreductase → MKDKHLGFVGVGQMGGPMAGRLLDAGYTLTIFDTREAAMAPLVARGARAAASPAAVASAVETVIVSLPTPAIVKDVALGAKGVAEGTKVKTVVDLSTTGARVEQEVAAGLASKGIDLVDSPVSGGVAGATKGTLAVMVACRADKLEALRPVLQVFGKVFYLGEKPGMGQTMKLANNLLSATAMAITSEAMVMGVKAGLDPRTMLDVINAGTGRNSASQDKFPRAVVPRKFDFGFTNALMYKDVKLCLEEGEAMNVPMWVANAVRQSWFLACNEVGPNEDFTAIVKYIEKWAGVEVKAPD